One segment of Mycolicibacterium baixiangningiae DNA contains the following:
- a CDS encoding acyl-CoA thioesterase encodes MTVGFVAPVHVRWSDIDMYQHINHATMVTILEEARIPFLREPFEARITDIGLLIADVHITYKGQLRLIDSPLQVTMWSKRVRAVDFTIGYEVRSVGAKADSKPSVIAETQLAAVHIEEQRLERLSPEQRDYLQRYLR; translated from the coding sequence GTCCGACATCGACATGTACCAGCACATCAATCACGCCACGATGGTCACCATTCTCGAAGAGGCCCGTATCCCGTTCCTGCGTGAGCCGTTCGAGGCGCGGATCACCGACATCGGTCTGCTGATCGCCGACGTGCACATCACGTACAAGGGACAGCTGCGCCTCATCGACTCGCCGTTGCAGGTCACGATGTGGTCCAAACGCGTGCGCGCGGTGGATTTCACGATCGGTTACGAGGTCCGCTCCGTGGGTGCAAAGGCGGACTCCAAACCGTCGGTCATCGCCGAAACCCAGTTGGCTGCCGTGCACATCGAAGAGCAACGGCTGGAACGGCTTTCGCCGGAGCAGCGCGATTACCTGCAACGCTACCTGCGATGA